One Oryza glaberrima chromosome 11, OglaRS2, whole genome shotgun sequence genomic region harbors:
- the LOC127754126 gene encoding monosaccharide-sensing protein 2-like yields MRGAVLVAVAAAIGNYLQGWDNATIAGAVLYIKREFALESQPAVEGLVVAMSLIGATIITTFSGPVSDLVGRRPMLIASSLLYFAGGLIMLWSPNVYVLLLARLVDGFGVGLAVTLVPVYISETSPPEIRGRLNTLPQFTGSGGMFMSYCMIFAMTLSPSPNWRIMLGVLFVPSLLYLFVTVFYLPESPRWLVSKGRMKEARVVLEMLRGREDVSGEMALLVEGLGTGGDTEIEDYVVGPSEGDAGENEQARDTVTLYGPEQGLSWVAQPVAGGRGSMLGSSLGLQASRHGSMYEQMKDPVVALLGSVHERLPESGGGATGSMRGSTLFPNLGSMLSVNDRPGGSSWDEENVQPGDDDLDEEEEEYLSDDGKDDDDGGGLQAPLLSRQSTDVETKNEPASGQVAMQRHSSIGGGGVETASTMGIGGGWQLAWKWTENVGPDGVKRGAVKRMYLHEESEAAPGGDAGGAGAGDAPSTAYVHAAALVSRSMLYTKDVLIGQSPTEPAFANPPEAVAAAASTGPAWRELLEPGVRHALFCGVTIQILQQFSGINGVLYYTPQILDQAGVSVLLASLGLSGDSTSILISGLTTLLMLPSIGVAMRLMDASGRRALLLWTLPVLVASLAVLVVANVVPMAATAHAALSTGSVIVYFCCFVMGFGPIPNILCAEIFPTRVRGLCIAICSLTFWLGDIAVTYSLPVMLSSVGLAGVFSFYAAVCCVALVFVALKVPETKGLPLEVIIEFFNVGAKAGTLPDEEFH; encoded by the coding sequence ATGAGAGGCGCCGTGTTGGTGGCCGTGGCGGCCGCCATCGGCAACTACCTGCAGGGATGGGACAacgccaccatcgccggcgccgtgctGTACATCAAGCGGGAGTTCGCCCTCGAGTCGCAGCCCGCCGTGGAGGGCCTCGTCGTCGCCATGTCCCTCATCGGCGCCACGATCATCACCACCTTCTCCGGCCCCGTCTCCGacctcgtcggccgccgccccaTGCtcatcgcctcctccctcctctacTTCGCCGGCGGCCTCATCATGCTCTGGTCCCCCAACGTctacgtcctcctcctcgcccgcctCGTCGACGGCttcggcgtcggcctcgccgtCACCCTCGTCCCCGTCTACATCTCCGAGACCTCCCCGCCGGAGATCCGCGGCCGCCTCAACACGCTGCCGCAGTTCACCGGCTCCGGCGGCATGTTCATGTCCTACTGCATGATCTTCGCCATGACGCTCTCGCCCTCGCCCAACTGGCGCATCATGCTCGGCGTCCTCTTCGTCCCCTCGCTGCTCTACCTGTTCGTCACCGTCTTCTACCTCCCGGAGTCGCCGCGCTGGCTCGTCAGCAAGGGCCGCATGAAGGAGGCCAGGGTTGTGCTCGAGATGCTGCGCGGCCGCGAGGACGTCTCCGGCGAGATGGCGCTGCTCGTCGAGGGCctcggcaccggcggcgacacCGAGATCGAGGACTACGTCGTCGGCCCGTCCgagggcgacgccggcgagaacGAGCAGGCGAGGGACACGGTCACGCTGTACGGGCCGGAGCAGGGGCTTTCGTGGGTGGCGCAgccggtcgccggcggccgcggcagcatGCTGGGGAGCTCGCTGGGGCTGCAGGCGTCGCGCCACGGCAGCATGTACGAGCAGATGAAGGACCCCGTGGTGGCGCTGCTCGGGAGCGTCCACGAGCGGCTGCCggagtccggcggcggcgccaccggtaGCATGAGGGGGAGCACGCTGTTCCCCAACCTCGGGAGCATGCTTAGCGTCAACGACAGGCCCGGCGGCAGCAGCTGGGACGAGGAGAACGTGCAGCCTGGCGACGATGAcctcgacgaggaggaggaggagtacctctccgacgacggcaaggacgacgacgacggcggcggcctgcaGGCGCCGCTGCTGTCGCGGCAGAGCACCGACGTGGAGACCAAGAACGAGCCCGCCTCCGGCCAGGTGGCGATGCAGCGGCACAgcagcatcggcggcggcggcgtcgagacGGCGAGCACCATGGGCATCGGCGGCGGGTGGCAGCTGGCGTGGAAGTGGACGGAGAACGTGGGCCCCGACGGCGTCAAGCGCGGCGCGGTGAAGCGCATGTACCTGCACGAGGAGTCCGaggccgcgcccggcggcgacgcgggcggcgccggcgccggcgacgcgccgtCCACGGCGTACGTccacgcggcggcgctggtgagCCGCTCGATGCTGTACACCAAGGACGTCCTTATCGGGCAGAGCCCCACCGAGCCGGCGTTCGCTAACCcgccggaggcggtggcggcggcggcgtcgacgggccCGGCGTGGCGCGAGCTGCTCGAGCCGGGCGTCCGCCACGCCCTCTTCTGCGGCGTCACCATCCAGATCCTCCAGCAATTCTCCGGCATCAACGGCGTGCTCTACTACACCCCGCAGATCCTCGACCAGGCCGGCGTCAGCGTCCTCCTCGCCAGCCTCGGCCTCTCCGGCGACTCCACCTCCATCCTCATCAGCGGCCTCACCACGCTCCTCATGCTCCCGTCCATCGGCGTCGCCATGCGCCTCATGGACGCCTcgggccgccgcgccctcctcctctggACGCTGCCCGTCCTCGTCGCGTCGCTCGCCGTGCTCGTGGTGGCGAACGTCGTGCCCATGGCGGCGACCGCGCACGCCGCGCTGTCGACGGGGAGCGTCATCGTCTACTTCTGCTGCTTCGTCATGGGGTTCGGACCCATCCCAAACATCCTCTGCGCCGAGATCTTCCCGACGAGGGTGAGGGGACTCTGCATCGCCATCTGCTCGCTGACGTTCTGGCTCGGCGACATCGCCGTCACGTACAGCCTCCCCGTCATGCTCAGCTCCGTGGGGCTCGCCGGCGTGTTCTCCTTCTACGCCGCCGTGTGCTGCGTCGCGCTCGTGTTCGTGGCGCTCAAGGTGCCCGAGACCAAGGGGCTCCCGCTCGAGGTCATCATCGAGTTCTTCAACGTCGGCGCCAAGGCCGGCACGTTGCCTGACGAAGAGTTCCACTGA